From Ailuropoda melanoleuca isolate Jingjing chromosome 8, ASM200744v2, whole genome shotgun sequence, a single genomic window includes:
- the LOC100476803 gene encoding olfactory receptor 481: METENHTMVTEFIILGLTEDPTLCAIFFVVFLGIYVATILGNISIIMLIRRSPQLHTPMYVFLSHLAFVDIGYSTSVTPIMIVSFLRERTTIPVAGCVAQLGSDVIFGTAECFLLAAMAYDRYVAICSPLLYSTHMSSRVCIVLLAASYLGGCVNASSFTGCLLSLTFCGPNKINHFFCDLPPLVKLSCTHIYVAEISPAILAGSIIVVTLFIVAVSYLCILHSVLNMHSPEGRHKAFSTCTSHLSAVTLFYGTVTFVYVIPKAGHSSDHIKVVSVFYTVVVPMLNPLIYSLRNKEVKEAVRKLMARRHRLF; the protein is encoded by the coding sequence ATGGAGACTGAAAACCACACCATGGTGACAGAGTTCATTATTTTGGGGTTAACAGAGGATCCTACACTTTGTGCCATCTTCTTTGTGGTTTTTCTAGGAATCTATGTTGCTACCATATTGGGCAATATCAGCATAATCATGTTAATCCGCAGAAGCCCTCAGCTGCACACCCCGATGTACGTTTTCCTCAGCCATTTAGCCTTTGTGGATATTGGCTATTCCACCTCAGTCACACCCATTATGATTGTGAGTTTCCTGAGAGAGAGAACTACTATCCCTGTCGCTGGCTGCGTAGCACAGCTTGGCTCTGATGTTATCTTTGGAACGGCTGAGTGCTTCCTGCTGGCCGCCATGGCCTATGATCGCTACGTGGCCATCTGCTCTCCACTTCTCTACTCCACACACATGTCTTCCAGAGTCTGCATCGTCCTATTGGCCGCTTCCTATCTGGGGGGATGTGTGAATGCTTCATCGTTTACTGGCTGTTTATTGAGCTTGACTTTCTGTGGACCGAATAAAATCAACCACTTCTTCTGTGACCTCCCACCATTAGTGAAGCTTTCTTGTACCCATATTTATGTTGCTGAAATATCTCCTGCCATCCTAGCTGGGTCGATCATTGTAGTCACACTGTTTATCGTAGCTGTTTCATATCTCTGCATCCTGCACTCTGTCCTAAATATGCACTCCCCTGAGGGAAGACACAAGGCCTTCTCTACGTGTACTTCTCACCTCAGTGCGGTCACTTTGTTTTATGGGACGGTCACATTTGTCTATGTCATACCGAAGGCAGGTCACTCGTCTGACCATATTAAAGTGGTGTCTGTGTTCTACACAGTGGTGGTCCCCATGTTGAACCCCTTGATCTACAGTCTGAGAAACAAAGAGGTGAAAGAGGCCGTGAGAAAATTGATGGCTAGAAGACATCggttattttga